The following DNA comes from Rosa rugosa chromosome 5, drRosRugo1.1, whole genome shotgun sequence.
GAAGAGCTAATTTTCTGTTTTAACCCATAGTAGCTTCCATTTTTTTCCCAAATTTGATCAAATGCTTCATAGCCATTGAAGTTGTTCTCAAACATATATTTCTGCAGTAGGCCAACATTATTATTACTTCTTCATGCCAATCCCAGAAGGACATAGGACATCATAAACATACTCAGGAGAAATGATAGATTTAATAAAATTGTAATTTCTTGGTTTATTACATTAAACTATGAGAATAACAAATTTCAGATATTCCACTGAGCTAAAGACAAACTTGACCCGCTATTGTCTTATGGATGCTACTACATGTAGAATAAGACGCAACATAGCCCTTAAGTGTAGGAGTATGGGaataacaaataaaacacaataCAGTAAACAACAAATGCATACACTCCCAGTACCAGAGACTTCAATTATGACTCAACCCTCCATGGATCTTCAGATTATGTGCTTCTCAAGTATTTAGGCAATAGCAGGCAAGTCCTTGAGCCAGTCGTCGAGGGGCTTTCCAATGGAATAAACAATAAATCCAATTTGCCTCAGCTTCTCTGCATCAACAACATTTCTTCCATCGAAGACAAAAGCAGGCTTCTGCATCTGATCATAGATCTTCTTGTAGTCAAGGCTTTTGAATTCATCCCACTCGGTCAGGATGCAAATGCCATGAGCATCCTTTGTTGCCGCATAAGCATCCCAGACTACGCTAACTTGCTTCACAGCAGTGGGGCTCAAAGGTTGAAGATGAATAGGATGGTCCCAATCAAACTTCTTCATTGCAAGATCCCTCTGGATCTGCTCCTCGTTAACCTGAGGATCGTATATGCTCAACCTGGCCTTGTCACCCAACAGCCCTTTACACACATCAATGGCTGGGGTCTCCCTGGTGTCACCAGTGTCCTTCTTGAAGGCAAATCCCAGAATTGCAATCTTCTTACCGGAGACCGTGTTGAACATTGAGGAAACCACTCGGTTGACAAACCGGGACTTCTGGTAGTCATTAATCTTAATGACCTGTTTCCAGTAGTTTGCGACCTCAGGAAGGCCATTGCACTCACAGATATATACCAAGTTCAAGATATCCTTCTGGAAGCAAGATCCGCCAAAACCAACGCTGGCATTTAAGAACTTAGGCCCTATTCTTGTGTCCTTGCCAACAGCATGTGACACTTGAGTGACATCTGCACCAGTTGCTTCACAGAGAGCTGACATGGCATTGACAGAAGATATCCTCTGTGCCAAGAAGGCATTGGCAGCAAGCTTTGAAAGCTCAGCAGACCACAGATTAGAGCAAATAATTTGTTCTTCAGGAACCCAGCGGGCATAAACCTTCTTGAGTTCTTGGATTGCCTTCTCACCTGCTGGGGTTTCCCTACCTCCAATGAGGACTCTGTCAGGATTGAAAAGGTCTTGGATTGCAGTTCCCTCGGCAAGGAATTCAGGGTTGGAAAGAATTTGGAAGTTGATGCCTTTGCTGTTGTGAGTCAGAATCTTTTCAATAGCCTCAGCTGTTTTCACAGGCACAGTTGATTTCTCAACAACAATTTTGTCAGACTTTGATACATCTGCAATCATACGAGCAGCGCTCTCCCAGTAGGTAAGATCAGCTGCTTTTCCAGCACCAAGACCCTGGGTCTTGGTAGGTGTGTTGACTGAAACAAAGACAATGTCTGCCTCCATAACATGTTTCTCGACATCAGTGCTGAAGAATAGGTTCTTTCCTCTGCGTTGTTTCACCACATCATCAAGGCCAGGCTCATATATGGGGAGAGTATCACTGTTCCAGGCACTGATCCGTGGCACAGAAATGTCAACAACGGCTACTTCAATATCTGGGCACTTAAGGGCAATCACAGCCATAGTAGGCCCACCAACATATCCAGCTCCTATGCAACAGATCTTCACCATCTTGCTTTCTTGTTCAAAATCTGAAAGAATAGTAGGTAAAAAAGTGGGATAACTTCATTATTTTCAAGCAGTGAAATAGTAATCGTTGCATTATGAAAGATTTAAAAGATAAAATGGTTCAGACCAAAGTATGATACTTACAACAAGCCacagtatttttttattaattgttATCATGCATCCACAGAATGTGCAAGACAGCAATCAAACGAAATTAAGCAAAGACAAAATGATTTGACAAGCAAACGAATAATATGATCTCGAACGAGCTTTTTGCTGATCAAAGCATCAAATATTCCAATGAGAAGTAGCATTACATCTTAAAAACATAACTAGTTCAGGCGGTGCAAAACTAAAAGAACAAGCTTGATCAACAAATGAATCAAGGTGTCATAAGCTTAAAACTATCTTCATTTAGCTGATTCTCATTTCGACTTGTAAGTTGCAACTTAAACAGAGCACTGCATCAAATTGTGGGAAAGAAAATCTAAGATCTACGAGTTGACTAGAGAAAAAGCGCAATGAAATTTGCAGATCCAAGTTGAAGCAGAACAAAAATTCTCAAACAGCACAAAAATTTTCCAAAATTGAGCTAATCTACCCGTTTTCGgcaacataaaaaataaaaaaaaaacaaatctcatTATGAGAATTCAGAATCCCAGTAACGAGTTAAGGTCAATCAGATCTACAACAGACACTGAGAGACTACAAAGATCTGAACTTTCCAACCCCATCACAATTCACCGACGATAATCAAGCAGGCATTTTGCGAAAGCAAACCAGAATCACACACAAACCCAACTCCCACCAATGATGAAAACCCATCATCAaacacccaaaacccagaaacaataGGAAACTACAGAGCTGAGCAGAGCAGCCCAAATGAAGATTGAAGACATTGAATCTCAATGAGGAAGAGAAGACCTTACCTCGTCAATGAAGAAATGCGAAGGTTGTGGTGGGAGAAAGTGAGAGatctgatgaagatgaagaagaagaagaaaagagaagagctttattcttcttcttcttcttcttgtgttGTTGAGAACTGAGAATGAAGGAGATCTAAGGCAAGGCCCCCTATATATACGCCTCGTTGCAATGAGCATTTTAAGATCCACCCACCCAGATCCTCGTCACCGTCATCACCGTCACTTTTCCAAATATCACGCGGTAAATATATTATGATATATACACatatcagtattaattaagcaaacaacccttaaggttaaattttcagaaatcccTGCAATTGCCCCTCTCTTGATAATAACGTACCGcaaccgaatttaattaaaaaagggTAAAAGAGTAACAAATTAGAAGAAAAGATAAGAGGATAAAGTTCAAATTAACGTTGAGCAGTAGAAAAATCTCAAACAGATTGCAGTTATATCCTGCCACCTCCTCTCTACGTGCAAAAACTGCCCACCTCCTCTTTACGTGAAAAAAAAACTGCTTATTGGTAGCAGCACCCTCTCATAATCTCATACACTTTAATCGACAAGAAGTTTCTAAAAGTATGTTGTGGTGCCATGGAAGATATTCAAGGTCATCCCCTACGGTTACTTTTCCTTAACAAGTGGTTTTTAATCTTACCTCCTCTGTGGTTAGTTTTATGTGTTTGTTTCAGGTATTGGTTCAAAGAAGAATGTGGAGGGAGGAAGAGAAATCAACGAAGGGACCTTAAACTGTTCAATTTGTTCATTCAAAAGGCCTCCTTCGTTTTGTTCACGCAGAACTGTTGGTAAGCAGTGTATTATTGTCCTTATTGCAACTCTTATTCATTTTGATTTAATGTTTATTGAGCCTTTCTGATTGTATGTGTCTTTTGAAATACGTGAGGGCATATGATCTGTGGATTGTGAATTGTGACTTTTGATTACACTTCTTCGGCGATTTCATCTACATTCTATGAATCAATTGGGTAATTGTTTATCTCTATCTCACTGGAAACAATTTGAAATCTGCATCGATGCCATGCTTCAGTTTGAATTATTATTAGAatggatatatttttttttttttgggttccaGAATTCCAGATTATTGTTGTCTTGGATTATTGCGATTACAGGGTCTTTTGGCCAGAGATAGTTGCACACCCAACTGAAAGATTTCACAATTGGATACTTGAATTCGTTGGACAGTGTGTGTTTTTTCTTCTATTCAATGTTTGCTGtcttctcctttatttcgtgctCATTCATATTCATCAACAGTAACCAGAGAATGTGAGTATGTATATGCATTTGTCTGTGTTTGTGTGTCAGAGTGTGTCTATTTAATTTTCTTGATTCATGTCGATGGGTTGAATTCCACCCACCATTTGTCTTATTACTGGGTCATGGAGAATGAACAAACTGAGTTGCCCAGTTTGCTATTAGGATTGTCTATAAATTGGCTCTCAATGTAAAATTGTCTCACACTTCATTCAATTTTGTTTGGCTTAGATACAATTTGGACCTATAACACAGAGAAAAGGATAGGTGAGAGTTGTGGCAGAGCAATCATAGAGTTTGTATGTGTATATTGTTGCAATTGTTTCTTTAGGAGAGTTTTAATATCAAAGTATGTATATTGGCATGGATGAAGCCTGATATTGGATTACTATTAATACTTGAAGGGTTAGTTCAGTTCATTAGAAAGTTTTACACCAGAATGAGTTCATTAGATAGTACTCGATAATCACTGTCTTCATACTCCTTCACAATTTGTTTCTTTATGATGCATCTTTTCGCAATTGcagaaaattttcaatttgggaAAATAAATAGTAGTTTTTGCTTCTTTATTTCTGAATTATGAGCTTCTTTTGGTCATATGCACAGAAGCATCATTTTCCCTCATTGCTGCATTCTCGATCATCTTTGCATTTAGATTTTTTAGAAATTATAGATTAATGACTTGATGAGCAATTTttgtgttctttttgtttttgtcattCCAGATGTAGGACCTCTTTTGATGATGTTAAGGATAAATGGCATATGAAAATATTTTAAAGAGGAGCAATATGAATCAAGCGAGTTCTCTATATCTATTCTAATGGATTCTTCTGTTTTGAATATCCTTCCACGCCAGACTCAGGTAGGaactttttcctcttttccttTTTGCATTTTATTGTTAGATTGGATTAATTTGACATGGCTCTTTTCAGGGATTCATTCAGTTGCAACTGCTATGGTTGCATGGTGGGTGCACAAATATATAAACTTTTCATTTTTTACAGGCATATCTATTTtgggtttattttttatttttttaaccaaGTGTAGTAGGCAGCTGATAGGTTGATGGGTTAACTTGCAGGGATATTTTCTCCATCATATGTTTGAAGTCCAACTCTGCTGCTAATAAGCTAGCTAGATTAGCTCTTTTTAGTCAAGTTAATGTCTCTGGGTTTTGGTTGCATTCCTGCTGTGATTAGGGGTTCTGTAACCTCACATTGTATGCTCTAATTCTGTTAGTTAATAAAGATTGTCGTCGTCTCCTTCAAAAAAAAGTTATAAATTCAATTTTTGGGGTAGTGAAGAGTAAAAATGGAATTGGGAGAGATAAGATCTGTGCATACACAATTTATTTTAGATGTTGGGCTTTCAACTAGatgatttcttttttgtttgttccGGTTCAAAGTTGATGGATGAGAATTGATTAGTTCACTTATCTCTTTCCCTTCTTTGCCTTTAACTGTTTGCTGCAGTCAACCAGGCGTTGGATGACCAATTAAACGGAATAAATTGGAGGCTGAAGAATCCAACCAAGCTTTCTCCGATAGTCAAATGGTGTGTTGACACTTTGAGAAACCTAGACTGAGAAGCCAAtagtaatttttatttgttgctGAATATGTTAGGCATGAAGTCTCTTCTAAAGCACTA
Coding sequences within:
- the LOC133708747 gene encoding UDP-glucose 6-dehydrogenase 2, with product MVKICCIGAGYVGGPTMAVIALKCPDIEVAVVDISVPRISAWNSDTLPIYEPGLDDVVKQRRGKNLFFSTDVEKHVMEADIVFVSVNTPTKTQGLGAGKAADLTYWESAARMIADVSKSDKIVVEKSTVPVKTAEAIEKILTHNSKGINFQILSNPEFLAEGTAIQDLFNPDRVLIGGRETPAGEKAIQELKKVYARWVPEEQIICSNLWSAELSKLAANAFLAQRISSVNAMSALCEATGADVTQVSHAVGKDTRIGPKFLNASVGFGGSCFQKDILNLVYICECNGLPEVANYWKQVIKINDYQKSRFVNRVVSSMFNTVSGKKIAILGFAFKKDTGDTRETPAIDVCKGLLGDKARLSIYDPQVNEEQIQRDLAMKKFDWDHPIHLQPLSPTAVKQVSVVWDAYAATKDAHGICILTEWDEFKSLDYKKIYDQMQKPAFVFDGRNVVDAEKLRQIGFIVYSIGKPLDDWLKDLPAIA